A region of Thermorudis peleae DNA encodes the following proteins:
- a CDS encoding lipoate protein ligase C-terminal domain-containing protein, which yields MPHGEYKTPGGKLVVVDFDLHDGRLTHVVVSGDFFLEPEDAIDQIAQALEGLPAAELDEDAIAARVRQALPPDAALIGFSPEAVARAVRRAFA from the coding sequence ATGCCTCATGGTGAATACAAGACGCCTGGCGGCAAGCTGGTCGTCGTCGACTTTGACTTGCACGATGGCCGGTTAACGCACGTCGTCGTCAGTGGTGATTTCTTCCTTGAACCTGAAGATGCGATCGATCAGATTGCGCAGGCGCTTGAAGGTCTGCCCGCTGCGGAGCTGGATGAGGATGCCATCGCGGCTCGTGTGCGCCAAGCCTTGCCGCCCGATGCCGCCCTCATTGGCTTTTCACCGGAAGCTGTGGCCCGTGCTGTAAGGAGAGCGTTCGCATGA
- a CDS encoding cysteinyl-tRNA synthetase, with product MPFGPVALFGSGETSRAGRQVHERLFQRLPQPVRVAILETPAGFQPNAGLVAAKIRDFLVEHLQNYHPVVRFVPARRRDGVYNPDAPLVVEPIDWADYLFAGPGSPTYMIRCLTGTQTLARLRERWAAGATLAFASAAAIAVGRYALPVYEIYKVGADLYWADGLDMLGALGLRLAIMPHWNNREGGAELDTSHCFMGVERFRYLRRMLPPDTVILGIDEQTACIIDPQNEQVTVHGLGQVTLLTQAGERTIPHGRAFPLAWLRADPVLP from the coding sequence ATGCCCTTTGGCCCGGTAGCACTCTTCGGCTCAGGCGAGACGTCGCGCGCTGGGCGCCAAGTTCACGAGCGGCTCTTCCAACGCTTACCTCAGCCTGTTCGCGTCGCTATTCTCGAAACCCCTGCTGGCTTTCAACCAAATGCCGGTCTTGTCGCTGCGAAGATTCGTGATTTTCTTGTCGAGCACTTGCAGAACTACCATCCCGTCGTGCGCTTTGTCCCCGCGCGCAGGCGTGACGGTGTCTACAACCCAGATGCACCGCTCGTTGTTGAGCCGATCGACTGGGCCGATTACCTGTTTGCTGGGCCAGGGAGCCCAACCTATATGATCCGCTGCTTGACTGGAACGCAAACCCTCGCCCGGCTCCGCGAACGCTGGGCTGCTGGTGCAACGCTCGCATTTGCCAGTGCCGCAGCGATTGCCGTTGGCCGCTATGCTTTGCCAGTCTACGAAATCTACAAGGTTGGCGCTGATCTGTACTGGGCTGATGGCCTGGATATGCTTGGTGCTCTTGGTCTGCGTCTCGCCATCATGCCGCATTGGAACAACCGCGAGGGAGGAGCTGAACTCGATACCAGTCACTGCTTTATGGGGGTTGAGCGCTTCCGTTATCTCCGTCGCATGTTGCCGCCAGATACGGTCATTCTTGGCATTGACGAACAGACAGCCTGCATCATCGATCCGCAGAACGAACAGGTCACGGTCCATGGGCTTGGCCAGGTCACACTGCTAACGCAGGCTGGTGAGCGGACGATTCCACACGGCCGAGCGTTTCCACTCGCATGGTTACGTGCTGATCCCGTGCTGCCGTAG
- a CDS encoding lipoate--protein ligase family protein — protein MSTPTSKPAIIREETPEERQRWRRYRWQLLIGPAFDPPMQMALDEVLTRRVGQGRRPPTLRFWEWSAPAVVLGRFQSLRNEVNLDLARQYGITVVRRITGGGAMLTEPGRVITYSIYTLPEHVEGLSFVDSYAYLDNWVIAGLRALGIDAWYEPINDITSAAGKIGGAAQARRFGAVLHHVTMAYDVSPQKVAEVLRIGQEKLSDKGIPSAAKRVAPLRQQTHLPREVIIDHLVAVFRERYGLEPGELLPDEIAEAEELVRTKFGTEAWTAALP, from the coding sequence ATGAGCACCCCAACCAGTAAGCCCGCCATCATCCGTGAAGAGACGCCTGAGGAGCGCCAGCGCTGGCGACGCTACCGCTGGCAGCTTCTCATCGGCCCAGCCTTTGATCCGCCGATGCAGATGGCGTTAGACGAAGTTCTGACCCGCCGTGTTGGCCAGGGGCGTCGTCCGCCGACGCTGCGGTTCTGGGAATGGAGTGCGCCGGCTGTCGTCCTTGGGCGCTTTCAATCGCTGCGCAATGAAGTGAACCTTGACCTGGCCCGTCAGTATGGCATCACCGTCGTACGCCGGATTACGGGTGGCGGTGCGATGCTGACCGAGCCTGGCCGAGTTATCACGTATTCCATTTACACGTTGCCAGAGCATGTCGAAGGCCTGTCTTTTGTTGATTCCTATGCCTACCTCGATAACTGGGTCATCGCTGGCCTGCGAGCGCTCGGCATCGACGCCTGGTACGAGCCGATCAATGACATTACCTCAGCGGCTGGCAAGATTGGCGGCGCAGCCCAGGCTCGCCGTTTCGGAGCAGTCCTCCACCATGTGACGATGGCCTATGATGTCAGCCCGCAGAAAGTCGCCGAAGTCTTGCGTATTGGTCAGGAGAAGCTCAGCGATAAGGGCATTCCAAGCGCAGCAAAGCGCGTCGCACCGCTCCGGCAACAGACCCATCTGCCGCGTGAGGTGATCATCGACCATCTCGTCGCGGTCTTCCGCGAACGGTACGGCCTTGAGCCCGGCGAACTGCTGCCCGATGAAATTGCCGAAGCCGAAGAGCTCGTGCGCACGAAGTTCGGCACCGAAGCGTGGACGGCGGCACTACCGTAG
- the ileS gene encoding isoleucine--tRNA ligase, producing MFKPVPTKDVDFPAMERELLRWWYEGGIVQQYLRKNAQSPKRWSFLDGPITANNPMGVHHAWGRTYKDFYQRFYTMLGYRQRYQNGFDCQGLWVEVEVERELGFRSKREIEAYGIDRFVEKCKERVFKYAAIQTEQSKRLGYFMDWDNSYYTLSDENNYMIWHFLKVCHQNGWIYHGYDVMPWCPRCATGLSEMEVAEGYKDITHLSLIVRFPLVDRPGESLLVWTTTPWTLAANVAAAVHPDLPYVRVRRGDEVLILAKDAYARLFHGQGEVLEELPGQALIGLRYHGPFDELPAQQGVEHRVIPWDAVDPAEGTGIVHIAPGAGREDYQLGKEHGLATLAPIDEEGVYVDGYGWLTGRSAQEVAELIARDLEAKGRLERAERYTHRYPTCWRCGTELLFRLVDEWFIAVDPWRERVMEAAKTVRWIPDFGLERELDWLRNMDDWMISKKRYWGLALPIWQCPECGWFDVIGSEVELGQRAIAGWDEFKGHSPHRPWVDKVKIRCERCGGVASRIPDVGNPWLDAGIVPFSTLNYRHDRAYWQEWFPADFITESFPGQFRNWFYSLLAQSTVLVNQAPMKTCLGFALLRDEKGEEMHKSKGNAIWFDEAAERAGVDVMRWLYLRQNPAQNLNFGWRLLDEVRRQFILPLWNSYAFFANYARLDGFNPTLAPQVPVSARPLLDRWILSRLQDVIATVRERIADYDAATAARVLQEFVVDELSGWYIRRNRRRFWKSEHDEDKVAAYQTLYTVLVTLTKLLAPFIPFLAETMYQNLVRSVDPTAPVSVHLTDYPEADSALRDPALDDAMAWLLRAVELGRAARSKANVKVRQPLPRVVVATRSAQARAAIELLQDQLLDELNVKALELSDRPEDYQTYRIRLNLPVLGPKLGPLVPKVQAAIAQRDPAEIAYLARTSRPITLLVDGDELTLAPDEVLVDVLDRDGFAAFADRDLLVAVDLTVTPELRLEGLARDIVRHVQEARKQAGLEVSDTIVLTYQAEGELAEAFARFSDYIKAETLAEQVEAGSLSDATYVTTVMIDKQPLTISLRRVGRLAKAVADPEG from the coding sequence ATGTTCAAGCCGGTGCCGACCAAAGACGTCGATTTCCCCGCAATGGAGCGAGAACTGCTCCGTTGGTGGTATGAGGGTGGTATTGTCCAGCAGTACCTGCGTAAGAATGCGCAGAGCCCGAAGCGCTGGTCGTTCCTCGACGGTCCAATCACGGCCAATAACCCGATGGGTGTGCACCATGCCTGGGGGCGTACCTACAAGGACTTCTACCAGCGCTTCTACACGATGCTTGGCTATCGCCAGCGCTATCAGAACGGCTTTGACTGCCAGGGGTTGTGGGTCGAGGTCGAAGTCGAGCGTGAGCTTGGCTTCCGCTCCAAGCGTGAGATTGAAGCCTACGGCATTGACCGCTTCGTCGAGAAGTGTAAGGAGCGTGTCTTCAAGTACGCCGCTATCCAGACCGAGCAGTCCAAGCGCCTCGGCTACTTCATGGACTGGGACAACTCCTACTATACGCTCTCGGACGAAAACAACTACATGATCTGGCACTTTCTCAAAGTTTGTCACCAGAACGGCTGGATCTATCATGGCTACGACGTCATGCCCTGGTGCCCGCGTTGTGCTACCGGCCTTTCAGAAATGGAAGTGGCTGAGGGCTACAAAGACATCACGCACTTGAGTCTCATCGTCCGTTTCCCGCTGGTGGACCGGCCAGGCGAGTCGCTGCTGGTATGGACGACGACGCCGTGGACACTCGCAGCCAACGTTGCGGCAGCCGTTCACCCTGACCTGCCGTACGTCCGTGTCCGCCGTGGTGATGAGGTGCTGATCCTCGCTAAGGATGCCTATGCGCGCCTCTTCCACGGGCAAGGTGAGGTGCTTGAAGAACTGCCAGGACAGGCGCTGATCGGTCTGCGCTATCACGGCCCCTTCGACGAGTTGCCGGCGCAACAGGGCGTTGAGCACCGGGTGATTCCCTGGGATGCTGTCGATCCGGCCGAAGGAACGGGCATTGTCCATATCGCGCCGGGTGCTGGCCGCGAAGACTATCAGCTTGGTAAGGAGCACGGCCTTGCTACCCTCGCCCCGATTGATGAAGAAGGCGTCTATGTCGATGGCTATGGCTGGCTCACCGGCCGCTCGGCGCAAGAGGTAGCTGAGCTGATCGCACGCGACCTCGAAGCCAAGGGGCGGCTCGAACGGGCTGAGCGGTATACCCACCGTTATCCCACGTGCTGGCGCTGTGGCACGGAGCTGCTCTTCCGGCTTGTCGATGAGTGGTTCATCGCCGTTGACCCCTGGCGTGAGCGTGTTATGGAAGCCGCGAAGACCGTGCGCTGGATTCCCGACTTCGGCCTCGAGCGTGAGCTGGACTGGCTCCGCAACATGGATGACTGGATGATTTCTAAGAAGCGCTATTGGGGTCTTGCATTGCCAATTTGGCAGTGTCCGGAGTGTGGCTGGTTCGATGTGATCGGCAGTGAAGTCGAGCTTGGGCAGCGCGCGATTGCCGGCTGGGATGAATTCAAGGGGCACTCGCCGCATCGACCCTGGGTTGACAAGGTCAAGATTCGTTGCGAGCGCTGTGGTGGTGTCGCAAGCCGCATTCCAGATGTCGGCAATCCCTGGCTCGATGCTGGCATTGTGCCTTTCTCGACGCTGAACTATCGACACGATCGGGCCTACTGGCAGGAATGGTTCCCAGCCGATTTCATTACAGAATCCTTCCCGGGCCAGTTCCGCAACTGGTTCTACTCGTTGCTCGCTCAGAGCACTGTGCTGGTGAACCAGGCGCCAATGAAGACCTGTCTTGGCTTCGCCCTCCTCCGTGACGAGAAGGGCGAAGAGATGCACAAGAGTAAGGGGAACGCGATCTGGTTCGATGAAGCTGCCGAGCGCGCCGGTGTCGATGTCATGCGCTGGCTCTACCTGCGGCAAAATCCAGCTCAGAACCTCAACTTCGGCTGGCGTCTCCTCGATGAAGTGCGTCGCCAGTTCATCTTGCCACTCTGGAACTCCTACGCCTTCTTTGCCAACTATGCGCGGCTCGACGGCTTTAACCCCACGCTGGCACCACAGGTTCCGGTGAGTGCACGCCCGCTGCTTGACCGCTGGATTCTCTCGCGCTTGCAAGACGTCATTGCCACCGTCCGCGAACGGATTGCTGACTACGATGCTGCGACCGCTGCCCGTGTCTTGCAGGAATTCGTCGTTGATGAGCTTTCCGGTTGGTACATCCGGCGCAATCGCCGTCGCTTCTGGAAGAGCGAGCATGACGAAGACAAGGTAGCTGCCTACCAGACGCTGTATACTGTCCTTGTGACATTGACAAAACTGCTTGCGCCGTTCATCCCCTTCTTAGCTGAGACGATGTACCAGAACCTCGTGCGCAGCGTTGATCCCACGGCTCCGGTTTCAGTGCATCTCACCGATTATCCTGAGGCCGATTCTGCGCTGCGTGACCCTGCCCTCGATGACGCGATGGCGTGGTTGCTCCGGGCGGTTGAGCTGGGCCGCGCGGCCCGGAGCAAGGCCAATGTCAAGGTCCGCCAGCCTCTGCCGCGCGTCGTCGTTGCCACCCGCAGTGCACAGGCACGTGCGGCGATCGAGTTGCTGCAAGATCAGTTGCTTGACGAGCTGAACGTGAAGGCGCTCGAACTGAGCGATCGGCCTGAGGACTACCAGACCTATCGCATCCGCCTCAATCTGCCAGTCCTCGGTCCGAAGCTTGGCCCGCTCGTTCCCAAGGTGCAAGCCGCAATTGCGCAACGCGATCCCGCTGAAATCGCTTACCTGGCTCGGACAAGTCGGCCAATTACACTGTTGGTCGATGGTGACGAGCTGACGCTTGCTCCCGACGAAGTGCTGGTCGATGTACTCGACCGCGACGGCTTTGCCGCCTTTGCCGATCGTGACCTGCTCGTCGCTGTCGATTTGACCGTCACACCAGAGTTGCGGCTTGAGGGGCTGGCACGTGACATTGTTCGCCACGTGCAAGAGGCTCGTAAGCAAGCCGGTCTTGAGGTGAGCGATACCATCGTCCTGACGTACCAGGCCGAAGGTGAGTTAGCTGAGGCGTTCGCTCGGTTCAGCGACTATATTAAGGCTGAGACGCTCGCCGAGCAGGTCGAGGCGGGCTCACTGTCTGATGCGACGTACGTTACGACGGTGATGATTGATAAGCAGCCCCTGACGATCAGCTTGCGCCGGGTTGGCCGGCTGGCTAAAGCCGTGGCTGATCCAGAGGGCTGA
- a CDS encoding class I SAM-dependent methyltransferase, translated as MGGQRDQLAMTPMGGSSAVDLAALEAALAPLAPLQPVTLRLPRTGRIIRLLRPMDIDRLLDAAATDPEEQLPYWAELWPSGIALADAVLLNPERVCGQRVLELGCGLGVTAAAALLVGADLVVTDYAAEALALTRYTCAVNAKWLPTCFQLNWRHPPASFFAFIGEGFPVVLAADVLYEARDVAPLLALVERLVLPGGLLWLAEPGRTTAAAFVAELHNRGWNDAVETWNGPWPDAGDAHVTVAVHALQRPVASR; from the coding sequence TTGGGCGGGCAGCGTGACCAACTCGCGATGACGCCGATGGGCGGCTCGAGCGCTGTTGATCTTGCGGCGCTTGAGGCCGCCCTTGCGCCGCTGGCTCCGTTGCAACCAGTTACGCTTCGTTTGCCGCGCACTGGGCGGATTATTCGTCTCTTGCGCCCAATGGACATTGACCGGCTACTCGACGCGGCTGCAACAGACCCCGAGGAGCAGTTGCCCTATTGGGCTGAGCTTTGGCCGAGCGGCATTGCACTTGCTGATGCTGTTTTGCTGAATCCCGAGCGTGTGTGTGGACAGCGGGTTCTTGAACTTGGATGCGGACTTGGCGTCACCGCTGCTGCAGCGCTGCTGGTCGGAGCTGACCTCGTTGTCACTGACTACGCAGCTGAAGCCCTTGCCCTAACGCGCTACACCTGTGCGGTCAATGCCAAGTGGCTTCCGACCTGTTTTCAACTCAACTGGCGTCATCCTCCGGCATCGTTCTTTGCATTCATTGGTGAAGGCTTTCCAGTGGTTCTCGCTGCTGATGTGCTCTATGAAGCGCGCGATGTTGCCCCACTCCTCGCCCTCGTCGAGCGACTCGTCCTGCCTGGCGGGTTGCTCTGGTTGGCCGAGCCAGGCCGGACAACCGCTGCGGCCTTCGTTGCGGAACTACACAATCGCGGATGGAATGACGCAGTTGAGACGTGGAACGGGCCGTGGCCTGATGCTGGAGATGCTCACGTGACGGTCGCAGTGCATGCTCTACAGCGCCCCGTGGCTTCGCGCTAA
- a CDS encoding MmgE/PrpD family protein, which yields MDIHGGGLTAAVATWVAGLRLDAIPEQVQELGIRHLLDTVGVTLAGATEPLSLILQADAQLQGGAAQANVLGTRLRLPLALAARLNGAAAHALDYDDTQLAERPDRVSGLLMHPSAPVYPAALAMAEHTGASGEAFLTAYLAGVEVACKLAEAANPRLYAAGFHTTGVVGCLGAAVAAAKLLWAAPDVIARALSLAAAMAGGLREQFGTMTKPWHAGRAAENGVTAALLAARGYTAAPNILEAERGFFHAYADGYDPAAVHERLGNPWTFERPGIALKPAPSGSLTHPALDAMLDLVHKYDLRPEQVVRIDVGVSRYMTSALLHPRPQTALEAKFSLPYAIAIALLDRASGLAQYSEERVHQPDIAAVLERITVAIDPAVEASGFHQMTTRVRVTLHDGRTLETTASSARGHPQHPFSREMLLTKFRDCAGRVLPAEQIDRLIAAIEAIRTAPTVRHLVTEATPEERPIT from the coding sequence GTGGACATCCATGGCGGTGGATTGACAGCAGCCGTCGCTACGTGGGTGGCAGGACTCCGGCTTGATGCTATCCCTGAACAGGTTCAGGAACTTGGCATCCGCCACTTACTCGACACCGTTGGGGTAACGCTGGCTGGCGCGACCGAGCCGCTTAGCCTCATCCTGCAGGCTGATGCTCAGCTGCAGGGTGGCGCTGCGCAGGCGAACGTACTTGGCACACGCTTGCGGTTGCCACTGGCGCTCGCAGCCCGGCTCAACGGCGCCGCAGCCCACGCGCTGGACTATGACGATACGCAGCTGGCTGAACGTCCAGACCGCGTTTCAGGGCTCTTAATGCATCCCTCGGCGCCAGTCTATCCAGCCGCGTTAGCCATGGCGGAGCACACAGGTGCAAGCGGCGAGGCCTTCCTGACGGCCTATTTGGCTGGTGTCGAGGTCGCGTGCAAGCTGGCTGAGGCAGCCAACCCACGACTCTATGCGGCCGGCTTTCATACGACCGGCGTGGTCGGCTGTCTTGGGGCAGCGGTGGCTGCGGCGAAGTTACTCTGGGCAGCACCAGACGTCATCGCCCGAGCGCTCTCTTTGGCCGCGGCCATGGCTGGGGGGTTACGTGAACAGTTCGGAACCATGACCAAGCCCTGGCACGCTGGGCGTGCTGCCGAAAATGGCGTCACCGCGGCACTTCTTGCAGCGCGGGGCTATACCGCTGCACCGAATATTCTCGAAGCCGAACGCGGCTTCTTCCACGCCTACGCCGATGGATACGACCCAGCGGCTGTGCACGAGCGGCTTGGCAACCCTTGGACGTTCGAACGTCCAGGGATTGCCCTGAAGCCCGCGCCCTCCGGCTCGCTCACACATCCAGCGCTTGATGCAATGCTTGACCTCGTCCACAAATACGACCTACGGCCAGAGCAGGTTGTGCGCATCGACGTGGGCGTAAGCCGTTACATGACCAGCGCTCTCCTGCACCCTCGCCCCCAGACAGCGCTCGAGGCCAAGTTCAGCTTGCCATATGCGATTGCTATCGCCCTGCTTGACCGCGCGAGTGGACTGGCCCAGTATAGCGAAGAGCGAGTACACCAACCAGATATAGCGGCAGTGCTGGAGCGGATCACTGTTGCCATCGATCCCGCTGTCGAGGCTAGCGGCTTCCACCAGATGACTACCCGGGTCCGCGTAACACTGCACGACGGCAGGACTCTTGAAACGACGGCATCCTCAGCTCGTGGACATCCACAGCACCCGTTCAGCCGCGAGATGCTGCTAACGAAGTTCCGCGACTGTGCGGGGCGTGTTTTGCCAGCGGAGCAGATCGATCGGTTGATTGCCGCGATTGAAGCGATTCGCACAGCACCAACAGTGCGACACCTTGTCACTGAGGCAACACCTGAGGAACGCCCAATCACCTAA
- a CDS encoding penicillin acylase family protein: MRARRVLAWVAQRLLRLSPPSLNGELALPGLIAPVIIRRDQWGIPHITAQNDHDAWFAFGFCQGQDRAFQLECVRRIVHGRLAEIVGPRALPIDRIARRVGFIHSAERHLAALSADVRAQAEAFVAGLNAGLRPTLEFRLLRTRPGLWTPADVLAMVKLFSFVLASNWTSELVRLLILAGDGPEALAALDPAGDATVPVTRPPGALAGQPPEWLTALTRQIPAMSLLGRGGSNNWVVAGSRTASGRPLLANDPHLDPVIPSYWYLGHLKTPDWAVAGAALIGTPAFAAGHNGFAAWGVTAGLSDNTDLFIEEIGPDGRSVRQGDKFVPCSVRVERIAVRGAAPVDDVVLETPRGPVISPALPGIPWALSLRAVWLDPLPIDGLLRLAKVRSFDEFRAAFAAWPHLPLNVVYADVTGVIGWLLAGQVPQRRPGDGLLPRPGWESGAGWDALLPADALPWVVNPPEGFLATANNPPQPWDAEPFLGVDFLDGYRVARIREILARRTDWDVTGLQLLQLDQYSLPWRDVRDVVLAIPATDPAAARGLTLLRAWDGVLSPDSPAATVFTMFWAELARRVAEAKAPHTARWVLGQSVSPFTSTTSWADRRVAHLVHLLREQPAGWFERSWPSEMADALATVVRQLEERYGPDPWRWRWGRVRPLVLQHPLGVVPLLRRLLNRGPLPWGGDQNTIAAGGVNPLDPLGPVTFFPSLRLVIDVGDWDATRVALPGGQSGDPLSPQYDDQLAAWYTNRGVPLAWSDEAVARVTTATLMVRPAATAAPRDRS, encoded by the coding sequence ATGCGTGCTCGCCGGGTGTTGGCGTGGGTAGCGCAGCGACTGCTCCGTTTGTCACCCCCCTCTCTCAATGGTGAACTTGCGCTGCCTGGTCTCATTGCTCCTGTGATTATTCGTCGTGATCAGTGGGGCATTCCCCACATAACCGCGCAAAATGATCATGACGCCTGGTTCGCGTTCGGCTTCTGTCAAGGACAAGACCGCGCCTTTCAGCTTGAGTGTGTGCGGCGGATTGTGCATGGCCGCCTCGCTGAGATCGTTGGTCCGCGGGCCTTACCGATTGATCGCATTGCTCGACGTGTTGGCTTTATCCACAGCGCCGAACGTCACCTGGCTGCTCTCTCGGCTGATGTTCGTGCCCAGGCTGAGGCGTTTGTTGCCGGGCTGAACGCTGGCCTTCGCCCAACGCTCGAGTTCCGTTTACTCAGAACGCGGCCCGGCCTCTGGACGCCGGCCGATGTCCTGGCGATGGTGAAGCTCTTTTCCTTTGTCCTTGCCTCAAATTGGACGTCGGAGCTCGTCCGGCTCTTGATCCTCGCTGGTGATGGCCCTGAGGCACTCGCAGCGCTCGATCCGGCGGGAGACGCGACCGTGCCAGTGACGCGGCCGCCCGGGGCGCTCGCTGGTCAGCCGCCAGAATGGCTGACAGCGCTTACGCGCCAGATCCCCGCCATGAGTTTGCTTGGTCGTGGCGGTTCCAACAATTGGGTTGTCGCGGGGAGTCGCACGGCAAGCGGCCGTCCGCTCCTCGCGAATGACCCCCATCTCGATCCAGTTATCCCGTCGTACTGGTATCTTGGTCATCTCAAGACGCCAGACTGGGCTGTTGCTGGCGCGGCGTTGATTGGCACACCAGCGTTTGCCGCTGGTCACAATGGATTTGCCGCGTGGGGAGTCACCGCAGGGCTCAGCGACAATACCGACCTCTTCATCGAAGAGATCGGGCCAGATGGCCGCTCAGTGCGCCAGGGTGACAAATTTGTGCCATGTTCAGTGCGAGTTGAGCGCATTGCCGTTCGGGGAGCAGCACCGGTTGACGATGTTGTCCTTGAGACGCCGCGTGGGCCGGTGATCAGCCCTGCCCTACCGGGGATCCCGTGGGCATTGTCGCTGCGTGCAGTCTGGCTTGATCCGTTACCCATTGATGGGCTTCTCCGCCTGGCGAAGGTACGGAGTTTCGACGAATTCCGTGCTGCTTTCGCTGCCTGGCCGCACCTTCCTTTGAATGTGGTCTATGCCGATGTGACTGGTGTGATTGGCTGGCTCCTTGCTGGGCAGGTCCCACAACGTCGTCCCGGCGATGGGCTACTGCCTCGTCCTGGCTGGGAATCTGGCGCTGGGTGGGATGCCTTACTGCCTGCCGACGCATTGCCTTGGGTTGTCAATCCACCGGAAGGTTTCCTCGCTACGGCGAATAATCCCCCACAACCGTGGGATGCTGAACCATTTCTCGGTGTCGATTTCCTCGATGGCTATCGTGTCGCCCGTATCCGCGAAATCCTCGCTCGCCGCACTGACTGGGACGTCACGGGTTTGCAACTCCTCCAGCTTGATCAGTACTCGTTGCCGTGGCGTGACGTGCGTGATGTCGTCCTGGCGATCCCAGCTACTGATCCAGCGGCAGCGCGCGGCCTTACGCTACTCCGTGCGTGGGATGGTGTCCTCTCGCCTGATTCGCCGGCTGCTACAGTCTTCACCATGTTCTGGGCTGAGTTAGCCAGGAGGGTTGCGGAGGCGAAAGCGCCACACACCGCTCGCTGGGTGCTTGGTCAGAGTGTCTCGCCGTTCACCAGCACCACAAGTTGGGCTGACCGTCGTGTTGCTCACCTCGTTCACCTGCTGCGCGAGCAGCCCGCCGGCTGGTTTGAACGTTCATGGCCGAGTGAAATGGCCGATGCGCTTGCCACAGTTGTCCGCCAGCTCGAAGAGCGTTATGGTCCTGATCCGTGGCGCTGGCGCTGGGGCCGTGTTCGTCCGCTTGTCCTCCAGCACCCGCTCGGTGTCGTGCCACTGCTCCGCCGGTTGCTGAACCGAGGGCCGCTGCCATGGGGTGGCGACCAGAACACGATCGCGGCTGGCGGGGTCAATCCGCTTGATCCGCTTGGACCAGTGACTTTCTTCCCCTCGCTTCGGCTCGTCATCGATGTTGGTGATTGGGATGCCACGCGAGTTGCGCTTCCTGGCGGACAATCTGGCGACCCGCTCTCACCACAGTATGATGACCAGCTCGCGGCCTGGTACACCAACCGAGGCGTGCCACTGGCATGGAGTGATGAGGCAGTGGCACGTGTGACCACCGCAACGCTCATGGTGCGGCCGGCTGCAACCGCAGCACCGCGCGATAGAAGTTGA
- a CDS encoding YIP1 family protein codes for MMQGSLIERAIGAAKLDPNAYEAVEHDTDATTAALTIVVLAALAEGVSNVGRNGIVGLVSGVVGGVIGWAVFAAFTYLIGVKLFATPQTEATWGQLLRTTGFAHAPAILNILGIIPVPGLDLFVALITAIWVLLATIVAIRQALDFTTLRAIGTAVVATLAEVFTIFIIGSLFVGLASLFR; via the coding sequence ATGATGCAGGGATCGCTTATTGAACGAGCAATTGGCGCAGCGAAGCTCGACCCGAACGCATATGAAGCCGTCGAGCACGACACTGACGCGACAACTGCAGCACTGACGATCGTCGTGCTCGCGGCTCTGGCTGAAGGGGTGAGCAACGTTGGACGTAACGGCATCGTTGGCTTAGTCAGTGGAGTCGTCGGCGGAGTCATCGGTTGGGCAGTGTTTGCTGCTTTTACCTATCTCATTGGCGTCAAGCTCTTCGCTACCCCACAGACCGAGGCGACATGGGGCCAGCTTCTTCGCACGACTGGCTTTGCTCACGCTCCGGCTATTCTCAACATTCTCGGCATCATTCCCGTGCCGGGGCTCGATCTCTTTGTCGCGCTCATAACGGCAATCTGGGTGCTGCTTGCGACCATCGTCGCGATTCGGCAAGCGCTCGACTTCACCACGCTGCGGGCAATCGGGACGGCTGTCGTGGCTACGCTGGCAGAAGTGTTCACCATTTTTATTATCGGTAGTCTTTTTGTCGGTCTGGCCTCGCTGTTCCGCTAG